CTACCGTGCCGACAGCGCCCAGATGGACCAGAAGATCCTCAACCAGCTGAAGGAATGGGAAGATCAGGGTTATGGCAACCTGCCGGTTTGTATGGCCAAGACGCAGTACAGCTTTACCACGGATCCGAACGAGCGCGGTGCGCCAACAGGGTTCGACATTCCTGTGCGTGAAGTGCGTCTGAGCGCGGGTGCCGGCTTTGTCGTCGCCATCTGCGGTGAGATCATGACCATGCCGGGCCTGCCCCGGGTGCCCTCCGCCGAAAGCATCGGTCTGAACGATGCAGGCGAAGTCGAAGGCCTGTTCTAAACAACACAAGGGGGGCAAATTGCCCCCCTTATCCATTCCACCCTGCTTGGCCGTATTTTCGCGCCAGCAAAGGACCAATTTACATGAGTGCAACGATCATCGACGGCAAAGCCATTGCAGCAACGATGCGCAAGGGCGTTGCAGCGCGTGCTGGAGAGCTGGCCGATAAGGGCTGGCAGCCCAAACTGGTGTCCCTGTCTGTGGGCGATGTCGCCGCCGCCGAACTTTATGTACGCAACCAGCAAAAGTCGGCCCACAGCGCCGGCGTGGATTTCGAGGCGCGCAATTATGACGCCGATACCTCGCTGGAACAGCTGACCGGTATCATCCAAGGTTTGAACGCTGACCCGCGCGTAAACGGGATCATCATCCAGCGCCCCTTGCCGGATCACATCCCGGTCAAGACCCTGCAAAAGCTGGTGCATCCGCTCAAAGACGTCGAAGGTATGCACCCCGCGTCCATCGGCAATATTGTCTACAACGATCTGGCGCTTGGCCCCTGTACGGCCGTGGCCGCAGTCGAAATTCTCAAAACCCTGCCGCTGGATATCGAAGGTCTCAACGTCGCGGTGATCGGTCACTCCGAAATTGTCGGCAAGCCCATTGCATTCCTGCTGATGGGGCTTGGCGCCACAGTCACGGTTTGCCACCACATGACCCGATCAGTTGCGATGCACAGCCGCGCCGCCGATGCGGTATTTGTTGCGGTGGGCAAGCCGGGGTTGGTGACGGGCGAGATGCTCAAGCCCGGATGCGTTGTGATTGACATTGGCATCAACCGGGTCGATGGAAAGACCGTTGGCGACGCCGATTACGAAAGCTGCAAGGATGTCGCGGGCTGGATCACACCGGTACCGGGCGGGGTTGGCCCCGTGACGGTTGCGACGCTGATGTCCAACGCGGTCCATGCCACAGAAATGCAAATGAACCACTACCGGGACGCCTATGCCCGGACAGATTTTTAAAGGGAGAGCCTGATGACAGCTCAGATCATTGACGGAAAAGCCTTTGCAGCCACCGTGCGCGAGAAAGTCGCGGGCCATGTGCAGCGCCTGAAAGCCGATCACGGCATCACGCCCGGTCTGGCCGTTGTGCTGGTCGGCGAAGACCCGGCCAGCCAGGTCTACGTCCGCTCGAAGGGCAAACAGACCGTCGAGGTTGGTATGAAATCGGTCGAACACAAGCTGGACGCCGGCACCTCCGAAGCGGATCTGCTCAAGCTGATTGATGATCTGAACAACGATCCTGAAATCCACGGCATTCTGGTACAGCTGCCGCTGCCCGGCCATCTGGACGAAGATCTGGTGATCAACTCCATCTCGCCTGCCAAGGACGTGGACGGCTTTCACATCTCCAACGTGGGCCTTTTGGGCACGGGTCAAAAATCCATGGTGCCTTGCACGCCGCTGGGCTGTTTGATGATGCTGCGCGATCATCATGGGTCGATCTCTGGCATGGATGCGGTTGTCATCGGGCGTTCCAACATCGTGGGCAAACCCATGGCGCAGCTTTTGCTGAACGACAGCTGCACCGTGACCATCGCGCATAGCCGCACCAAGGATTTGGCCGACGTGGTGCGCCGTGCCGATATCGTTGTGGCCGCCGTGGGCCGCCCAGAAATGGTGCCGGGTGACTGGATCAAGGAAGGCGCAACCGTGATCGACGTTGGCATCAACCGTCTGGATGCGCCGGAAAAGGGCGAAGGCAAGACCAAGCTGGTCGGCGACGTTCATTTCGAAAGCTGCGCCGCACGTGCTGGCGCGATCACGCCTGTTCCCGGCGGTGTTGGTCCGATGACCATCGCTTGCCTTCTGGCAAATACAGTGACGGCCTGCTGCCGCGCAAATGGTCTGGAAGAGCCTGAAGGGTTGACGGCCTAACCGCCGCTCACCACGGAAAACATGATCCGGCCGGGGATAAAGGTAAACGCCCCGGCCACGATCAGCCCCCAGAAAACGATGCTTTTCATGATCGCCTGATGTTCGGCGATCCGGCCCTGCCGCGCCGCCCGGACCGCACCGATGAGGCCATAAAGCACATAGGCCGACAGCAGGTGAATGGGGCTGAACGGGCCAATCAGGCGAAACCCCCAGATCCCGAAACTGCTTATCGCGGTCACCGCCATGGAGGCCACCCAAACGCGCCCCATCCGCTTGTGCAGTGGCGTGCCGCGGGGCAGGGCAAACATCATAACGGCGATCCCCAAGGCCAGCATTGCGGCAATGGCGTGTATTTGAATGATTGGGTCTGCACGCAGCAGCGGTGCAAGGGTCATGTCGGGCTCCATTGAACATCTGGGGACGGATGTGACAGAAACCGCTCAGGGATTGCGATCCCCTTTGCGCGGCTGACATGAGGGACACGCGAATGACAAGCAAACCGAGCCTTTTGCATCTGGCGCTTCGTGAACGGCGCGGGTTGGTACTGGGCACGGCAGTCTGGATCTTGGTGACAGTGGTCTGCGCCCTCTCCGGGCCATTTGGTACAATCGACCACCTGTCGCTGGCGGGGCGATTTGCCTATTGGTTTGTGGTGGTCGGGGCTTCGGTCTGGGGCAGTTTCTTGCCGGATCTGGCCCATGCGGGTGATCAATGGCGGCGCGCTGCGCTCTGGCTGGTATACGGGCTTGGGCTCAGCGGGTTCGTCGTGATGCTGAACCTCTGGGTGTTCGGCATTGATCCGGCCTGGGGCTTTTTCTTATACCTTCTGGGGCTGATTATCATTGTTGTCCTGTTGGTGATTGGGTTCATCTGGCTGATTCAGCAGGTCCATCCCGCCGCTGCGCATCTTGAAGATCCACCGGAGAGCACAGCACGGTTTCTAAAGCGCATTCCATATGCACAGCGCGGCCCGCTGGTCCGGATTGAGGCGCAGGATCACTATCTCAACGTGGTGACCACCAAAGGCGATAGCCTGATCCTAATGCGGTTCAGCGATGCGGCGGCAGAGCTGGAAAAGGCACATGGGCTTGTGGTGCACCGGTCCCATTGGATTGCGCTGGATGCGGTCACCGGTCACCGGCGCAGCAACGGGCGGGATATTCTGGTGATGTCCGACGGCAGCGAAGTGCCCGTCAGCCGCAGCAACCGCCCAGCGGCCAAGGCGGCGGGATTGCTTTAGGAGGTCTGCCCCTAGACCCTAGCCCGCAACCGGCACCATGGTGCCTTGCAAAATCGCGATCAATTTGCGGGTGCCGCCCGTTTCGGCAAACACTTCCGAAGTAACCACGCATAGGCGCTTGCCGGGTTTCACCACTTTGCCCACGGCGATCAGCCGATCCCCAATGGCGGGCGCCAGCAGGTTGATCTTGATCTCGGCCGTGACCACTTCGCTGTCGAGCGGAAGGGTGGTCAGGGCCGCATAGCCAGCGGCAGAATCGCCGATTGAAAAGGTCAGCCCTGCGTGGCCAAATCCCTGTTGCTGCATCGCGCCGGGCAGGATTGGCGCGGTGATCGTGACACTGCCTCGCGCCACATCCCCAAGCGCCGCACCAAGGGTCGCCATCATGCTTTGCGCGCCAAAGCTGCTGTGTATGCGGGCAATTTCCTCTGGGGTCATGATCGTCCTATCGCGGCATCGGGATTGCAGTGGGGGTTTTGCCTGTCAGGATAGCCTTTGCCTCCGGGCGCATGAGTTCTGCCAAAGGTTCGGCGCGGCTGCGCAACCCGCCGGTATAGGTGCCATAGGCGGGCAGGATCAGCCGGTCACTGTCAAAAAGGAACGCAGGCCGCGAGATGCTGCGCCCGCGCAGGCTGACGCTGGCCTTGGGATGGTAATGCCCCGAAACCTCACCGCTGGCCCCAGGCAGGGCAATGTGGCGAAAGGTCAGA
This window of the Sulfitobacter mediterraneus genome carries:
- a CDS encoding bifunctional 5,10-methylenetetrahydrofolate dehydrogenase/5,10-methenyltetrahydrofolate cyclohydrolase, yielding MSATIIDGKAIAATMRKGVAARAGELADKGWQPKLVSLSVGDVAAAELYVRNQQKSAHSAGVDFEARNYDADTSLEQLTGIIQGLNADPRVNGIIIQRPLPDHIPVKTLQKLVHPLKDVEGMHPASIGNIVYNDLALGPCTAVAAVEILKTLPLDIEGLNVAVIGHSEIVGKPIAFLLMGLGATVTVCHHMTRSVAMHSRAADAVFVAVGKPGLVTGEMLKPGCVVIDIGINRVDGKTVGDADYESCKDVAGWITPVPGGVGPVTVATLMSNAVHATEMQMNHYRDAYARTDF
- the folD gene encoding bifunctional methylenetetrahydrofolate dehydrogenase/methenyltetrahydrofolate cyclohydrolase FolD is translated as MTAQIIDGKAFAATVREKVAGHVQRLKADHGITPGLAVVLVGEDPASQVYVRSKGKQTVEVGMKSVEHKLDAGTSEADLLKLIDDLNNDPEIHGILVQLPLPGHLDEDLVINSISPAKDVDGFHISNVGLLGTGQKSMVPCTPLGCLMMLRDHHGSISGMDAVVIGRSNIVGKPMAQLLLNDSCTVTIAHSRTKDLADVVRRADIVVAAVGRPEMVPGDWIKEGATVIDVGINRLDAPEKGEGKTKLVGDVHFESCAARAGAITPVPGGVGPMTIACLLANTVTACCRANGLEEPEGLTA
- a CDS encoding DUF2306 domain-containing protein produces the protein MTLAPLLRADPIIQIHAIAAMLALGIAVMMFALPRGTPLHKRMGRVWVASMAVTAISSFGIWGFRLIGPFSPIHLLSAYVLYGLIGAVRAARQGRIAEHQAIMKSIVFWGLIVAGAFTFIPGRIMFSVVSGG
- a CDS encoding LytTR family DNA-binding domain-containing protein, which codes for MTSKPSLLHLALRERRGLVLGTAVWILVTVVCALSGPFGTIDHLSLAGRFAYWFVVVGASVWGSFLPDLAHAGDQWRRAALWLVYGLGLSGFVVMLNLWVFGIDPAWGFFLYLLGLIIIVVLLVIGFIWLIQQVHPAAAHLEDPPESTARFLKRIPYAQRGPLVRIEAQDHYLNVVTTKGDSLILMRFSDAAAELEKAHGLVVHRSHWIALDAVTGHRRSNGRDILVMSDGSEVPVSRSNRPAAKAAGLL
- a CDS encoding PaaI family thioesterase codes for the protein MTPEEIARIHSSFGAQSMMATLGAALGDVARGSVTITAPILPGAMQQQGFGHAGLTFSIGDSAAGYAALTTLPLDSEVVTAEIKINLLAPAIGDRLIAVGKVVKPGKRLCVVTSEVFAETGGTRKLIAILQGTMVPVAG